The nucleotide window AAGACTTGGAACATTTCAAAAAAAATGATAAGATAAGGAGAAAATTTCCTTAATTTTTACATTCTTTCCTGGTAATTTAACTCTTTGAAAATAATTTTAAATTCCGTTCCATGATTTGTATTCATCGAAATTGTACCTTCAATCTGACTAACTAAATTATTTACCAGCTGCAGGCCAAGTGAATTTGTTTTTTTGTAATTTAAGTTTTCTGGGAATCCTATACCATTATCACTGATGATTAGTTCATAATTGTCATCAAATTTTTTAAGAGAGAGTTTAAGTTCACCTTCTCTTCCCTGGGGGAATGCGTATTTTAAGCTGTTTGAGACTAGTTCGTTTATTATAAGGCCACAAGGTAATGCAGTCTCAATATTCAACATTATGTCTTTTACAGTTATTGTTATGTTAATTTGTTCTTTGCAGATGGCATAAGTGTGAAATAAATCTAAAACTAAACTTTTGATATAATTTTCAAAATCAATTTGTGTTAAATCCGTGGAGAGGTATAGTTTTTCATGGATCATGGCCATAGATTTTACACGATTTTGACTTTCTTTTAAAACATCCACTGCAGTTTCATTGTTAGTTACATAACTTTTTTGAAGGTTCAGCAGACTAGAAATTATTTGCATGTTATTCTTAACACGATGATGTATTTCCTTTAGAAGAACTTCTTTTTCTTCCAAAGAACATTTAAGTTGCGTGATATCATGCACACTGCCTATCATTTTTATGCAATGAGTATTGCCATTAAAGATAGGTGTGATTGAAACTGATCCCCACTTTATTCCAGCAGGATATTCTGTAACTTCTTCCCATCTAACAGTTTTTTTCTCTTGAATTGCTTCATTATATTTACTGAGAACTAATGTCAAGGAAGGTTCTGGGATAACCTCATGAACATATTTACCTACAACTTGGCTTTCTGTTAATCCTGTAGTCTCAAAAAACGCAGGGTTGGCTGAAATAAATCTATAAATATTCTTTCCTTCTACTGCTAACACAAAAATAACATCTGCAACGTTGTTATAAATTGAGGAAAGTTCTTTCTCTTTGTTTAACAATTTCTCTTGAGCGCGTTTACGCTCCGTTATGTCTCTTATGATAGCAGAAAAGTAGATTTTTTCCCCTATTTCCCATTTGGCCAGTGACATTTCAAAAGGGAATTCTGTACCATTTTTTTTAAGGCCAATAGTTTCTGTGGTTCTTTCTGTTAATTTGTGCTCACCAGTTGATCTAAAATGCCTTAAACTATCCATGAATTTTTTATGGTACTTTTCAGGCATTAATAAAGTAAGTTTAGAATTATGTAGTTCGTCTTTGGAATAGCCAAACATTTTCTGTAAACTATTGTTGAAATGTAAAATGTTACCATGGACATCTGTGGTTATAATCCCGTCTAATGTGCATTCAACTAAAGCACGGAAACGTGAAACGCTATTTTCCAACTTTTTTTCGGACTTTATTCGTGGGGTGATGTCCATCATCATCCCAGATATTATATTATCTTTTAAATTGGCGCTTAGAAGAATGGTAATTGTTTCACCTGTATTGGAGATCAGGTCAACTTGCTGATGATTTAATTTACCATATTTTATGAGTTTTTCAATTATCGGCTTTCTATCCTTTAAATTTTTATAGAGTTGTTGAGCTTTTATTGTTTTAAATTCTTCAACACTTTCAAAACCAAACATTTCAGCCATCGCAGGATTGGCAAAGAGAATATCTCCATTCATGTTGGTTTTATAAATCGCAACCATGGAATTTTCTACCAACTCACGGTAGCTTTTTTCACTCTCTTCCAATTTTCTTTCCATATTTTTTTTGTAAAGAGCAATTTCAACGGCTAATTTGAGTTCCGACTTACCAAATGGTTTGTTAATATAAGCATAGGGTTCTGTTAATTTAGCCCTTTCAATTGTAAGATCTTCAGAATGAGCAGTTAAATAAATTATAGGTATATTGAGGTTTTTAAGTTCTAGTGCAGCCTCTATACCATCTTTCTCTCCTTTAAAAATAATATCCATTATAATAAGATCGGGCAGGATTTCCAGGGCCTTTTCTATTGCTTCCTCCCCGCTGGAAGCAACATATGGGACCTGATAGCCAAAAGATTCCAAGCTACGCTTAATATCCATCGCAGCTATGGTTTCATCTTCAACCAATAGAACTTTAAGATCGTTCATTTTCATCAACAATAATGATATGGATAGTTAAGACTATTATTCTTTTATGAAAATATAGGATTCATGAAACTTAGATGTAGTCTTCCAGGTTGTCCTGACTATGAGAACCGTGCCAAGTATGCTGCAGGATCATTCCTTTGCAAGCATACCATTGCATCTTTTTTTAAACTAGCAGAGATTAAGGGGGTCAATAAACAGATAATTCCGGAGGAATCATAATGGTCTTTTGTGGGTTTCACATGAAATAAGTCACCAGGAATCGGTGCTTGTATTGTAATGAAGAAAGCGCACCTGACTATAATTGAGGAGATAAAGAACCTGTACTGGCTACATTATAGAGTATTCTCGGGGCGTGAGTGATTTCATCTATTTTTTATGAATTAACTGATTAAATCTTTCATTTTTGGTTTCATTTTTTTGAAAAATTATACATAATTATATTAGCAGTGTTAGTACTATCTAATATTCGGATTGTTCCTTAAGGGGGAAAATTAATGGGATTTTTTGATAGATTTACCAAACCCGATATTGAGAAATTAGAAGAGAAAAATGATGTTGAGGGGCTTGTCAAATCATTAGAATATAATAATCCGTTGATTAATGTTAAAGCTGCTAAAGCTTTGGTTAAATTTGAAAATCCTATTCATGCAAATCGAATATCTAAATCAATAAAGGAAATTCGTGACCCCCTAGCAGTCCCCGACTTAATCACTTTTTTAAAAAATGATAATCCACAAATTAGAAATGCTTCTATTAAATCTTTAGGTGCAATTGGAGATCCAACTTCTGTAGAACCACTATTTGAGACATTAAAGGAATATCCTCCTGATGATTCATTGATTACATTGTTAGTAAAGATAGATAAGAATCGATCTATAAATTATTTTATTCAAACTTTGAATAGTAGTGATGATGATAAAAAAGAAATTGCAGCTAAAGCTTTAGGAAACATTGGGGATGAAAGAGCTATAGACCCTCTCTTGAAAACATTATCTGGATTTGGACCTAAATGCAGAATCCAAGCAATGAAATCATTAGTTAAATTAGGTGATTATAAAGTTATAAAACCTATCTTGGAAAACCCATATGGTGATCCAGTTCCTGAAAGGGAAATATCACAAAAAATTTACAATATTAGTGATCCTAGTGCTGTTCCAGACTTAATTATTTTTTTAAAATATGATAATACAAAGATTAGAGATGCTTCTATTTCTGCTTTGGGAGAAATTGGAGACCCCACTTCTGATGAACCACTATTTGAAGTATTGAATGAATATCCTCTAACTTCTGCGTTGGCTTCCGTTTTAGTAAAGATTGATGATGAGCGTGCTCTGGAACTTTTAATTGAAGTTTTGAAACGTAAGAATATATTTGAAAGACGTATTGCTGCTGATACTTTAGGAGAAATTGGTGATAAACGTGCTATTAAACCACTCATAGAAATCTTGAATGATGAATGGACTAATTGTAGATACGCTGCAATTAGGTCATTAGTACTGATAGGTGATGATAAAGTTATCCGGCCTGTTATGGAACAATTAAAGGAAGAAGGTTATGATGTAATTACTATAACTGGAGAATTTTTAGCAAGATCCAATCCTTCCATTACAGAAGAAGTTCAAAATATTGTAGTTGAACGTTATCCTTATTATTATAACTATACCGGATTTAATGATGAGCAAAGTGCCCATGAACTAGCAGTAATGATGCAACAATTGCAACGATTAGAAAAAATTTCACGTGATCATACAGGATTAGATGAAGAAATTGATGATTTAATAAAACAAATTGACTCATTAGGTGTCTATTTATGTAAAAATGGGGGTTTTGAGAGGATGCAAAGAGTTTTTAATCTTTACCTCACTAAATATCGAGCAGTAACAAATTATAGGGTGTGGAAAAATATTTGTTCATGGCTGTGGTGAATAAATCGATTATTGAAGAGATTAACCAAAATACATTTTAAATTCTGAAAATCATTCAATTTTCTCGATAGAACCATTCTCTGAATGAAGAATTATATATCTGTTTTAATGAGTTATTTTTGAAAAGATGCAATGTATCTTCCTTGTTATATAATATTTGCATTTTGAGCAGAGTTTGATCCTCCACAGGTAAATGTTGGATAAACTTGTTTTTTACAAATTTTTCCGTTTTTTCGAAAATAAGTTTTTCTAATCTTTTATCATTTACAATCTCCTTGATATTTATTGCGATATTTTCTATATCCTTAATATCAAGCTTGTTTTTGAATTTAAAGGAAGTATAATAATGCGTGTCACTTATTTTATAAA belongs to uncultured Methanobacterium sp. and includes:
- a CDS encoding PAS domain S-box protein; the protein is MNDLKVLLVEDETIAAMDIKRSLESFGYQVPYVASSGEEAIEKALEILPDLIIMDIIFKGEKDGIEAALELKNLNIPIIYLTAHSEDLTIERAKLTEPYAYINKPFGKSELKLAVEIALYKKNMERKLEESEKSYRELVENSMVAIYKTNMNGDILFANPAMAEMFGFESVEEFKTIKAQQLYKNLKDRKPIIEKLIKYGKLNHQQVDLISNTGETITILLSANLKDNIISGMMMDITPRIKSEKKLENSVSRFRALVECTLDGIITTDVHGNILHFNNSLQKMFGYSKDELHNSKLTLLMPEKYHKKFMDSLRHFRSTGEHKLTERTTETIGLKKNGTEFPFEMSLAKWEIGEKIYFSAIIRDITERKRAQEKLLNKEKELSSIYNNVADVIFVLAVEGKNIYRFISANPAFFETTGLTESQVVGKYVHEVIPEPSLTLVLSKYNEAIQEKKTVRWEEVTEYPAGIKWGSVSITPIFNGNTHCIKMIGSVHDITQLKCSLEEKEVLLKEIHHRVKNNMQIISSLLNLQKSYVTNNETAVDVLKESQNRVKSMAMIHEKLYLSTDLTQIDFENYIKSLVLDLFHTYAICKEQINITITVKDIMLNIETALPCGLIINELVSNSLKYAFPQGREGELKLSLKKFDDNYELIISDNGIGFPENLNYKKTNSLGLQLVNNLVSQIEGTISMNTNHGTEFKIIFKELNYQERM
- a CDS encoding HEAT repeat domain-containing protein, whose protein sequence is MGFFDRFTKPDIEKLEEKNDVEGLVKSLEYNNPLINVKAAKALVKFENPIHANRISKSIKEIRDPLAVPDLITFLKNDNPQIRNASIKSLGAIGDPTSVEPLFETLKEYPPDDSLITLLVKIDKNRSINYFIQTLNSSDDDKKEIAAKALGNIGDERAIDPLLKTLSGFGPKCRIQAMKSLVKLGDYKVIKPILENPYGDPVPEREISQKIYNISDPSAVPDLIIFLKYDNTKIRDASISALGEIGDPTSDEPLFEVLNEYPLTSALASVLVKIDDERALELLIEVLKRKNIFERRIAADTLGEIGDKRAIKPLIEILNDEWTNCRYAAIRSLVLIGDDKVIRPVMEQLKEEGYDVITITGEFLARSNPSITEEVQNIVVERYPYYYNYTGFNDEQSAHELAVMMQQLQRLEKISRDHTGLDEEIDDLIKQIDSLGVYLCKNGGFERMQRVFNLYLTKYRAVTNYRVWKNICSWLW